In one Pseudoclavibacter sp. Marseille-Q3772 genomic region, the following are encoded:
- a CDS encoding alpha-1,4-glucan--maltose-1-phosphate maltosyltransferase, whose translation MATAPDMSTPSTATNTAAGTKPAGFPGSGYTPAYGRIPVMKLRPQIDDNRFPTRAYVGEVVPFSCVAFREGHDRIAVDLLLTDPNGETQRIPMHPGRPGFDEWVATAQITSTGEWTWRTEAYGDDYATWRHNAEIKIGAGIDVELMLEEGARVLDRAASHPESDETQRDLLTCASAASRDTSRDTFLRLGALTSDEVTTVIDMQPVRSLVTQSDQRTIRAHRTRAGYGAWYEFFPRSEGAHRDDNNRWVTGNFQTASERLDGVAGMGFDVVYLPPIHPIGFTNRKGPNNTLVAGPHDPGSPWAIGAEAGGHRDIHPDLGTIDDFRAFRERAEALGMEVALDLALQATPDHPWVRNHPEWFTTLADGTIAYAENPPKKYQDIYPINFDNDRNGFYEEVLETVRYWVANGVKIFRVDNPHTKPLQFWEWLIHEINAESPEVIFLAEAFTRPEVMQSLAKAGFQQSYSYFTWRNTREELEEFLNEVSHDTSHFMRPNMFVNTPDILTEYLQRGGRPAYEARTVIASMASPNWGMYAGFELIENVARPGSEENIDNEKYEYKQRDWAAEEAAGTSIAPLIRRCNAIRREHPALHQLRNFTVQTTDNGQLLAFSKHLAAQHTGSGIADTIIVVTNLDYTNTQEATLWLDLPALGIEHSQGIEVEDLLSGALWYWGGANYIRLEPGQSHIVHVRRTS comes from the coding sequence GTGGCTACCGCACCAGACATGAGCACCCCGTCCACCGCGACCAACACCGCTGCCGGTACGAAGCCCGCTGGTTTCCCCGGCAGCGGCTACACGCCCGCCTATGGCCGTATCCCAGTCATGAAACTGCGTCCGCAGATCGATGACAACCGGTTCCCCACCCGCGCATATGTCGGCGAAGTGGTCCCGTTTTCTTGTGTCGCGTTCCGCGAGGGACACGACCGCATCGCGGTTGATCTACTCCTTACCGACCCGAACGGCGAAACCCAGCGCATCCCAATGCATCCCGGTCGCCCCGGATTCGACGAATGGGTCGCAACCGCTCAGATCACCAGCACCGGTGAATGGACCTGGCGCACCGAAGCGTACGGCGACGACTACGCCACCTGGCGCCACAACGCCGAAATCAAGATCGGTGCCGGTATCGACGTTGAACTCATGCTGGAAGAGGGTGCCCGCGTGCTCGACCGCGCCGCGAGCCACCCCGAGAGCGACGAAACCCAGCGCGATCTGCTCACCTGCGCATCCGCCGCCTCGCGCGACACCAGCCGCGACACGTTCCTGCGCCTGGGAGCACTGACCTCGGATGAGGTCACCACCGTCATCGACATGCAGCCGGTTCGCTCCCTGGTCACGCAGTCCGATCAGCGCACCATCCGCGCCCACCGCACCCGCGCCGGCTACGGTGCCTGGTACGAGTTCTTCCCCCGCTCCGAGGGCGCCCACCGCGACGACAACAACCGGTGGGTGACTGGAAACTTCCAAACCGCATCCGAACGCCTCGACGGGGTCGCCGGAATGGGCTTCGATGTGGTCTACCTGCCGCCGATTCACCCCATCGGGTTCACCAACCGCAAGGGCCCGAACAACACGCTTGTCGCGGGCCCGCACGACCCGGGGTCACCGTGGGCAATCGGCGCCGAAGCCGGCGGACACCGCGACATCCACCCCGACCTCGGCACCATCGACGACTTCCGCGCCTTCCGCGAGCGCGCCGAAGCCCTCGGCATGGAGGTCGCGCTCGATCTCGCGCTACAGGCCACCCCGGATCACCCGTGGGTGCGCAACCACCCCGAATGGTTCACGACGCTCGCCGACGGCACCATCGCTTATGCCGAGAACCCGCCAAAGAAGTACCAGGACATCTACCCGATCAACTTCGACAACGACCGCAACGGGTTCTACGAAGAAGTACTCGAAACGGTGCGGTACTGGGTAGCCAACGGCGTCAAGATCTTCCGCGTTGACAACCCGCACACCAAACCGCTGCAGTTCTGGGAGTGGCTGATCCACGAAATCAATGCGGAATCCCCCGAGGTGATCTTCCTCGCCGAGGCGTTCACGCGCCCAGAGGTGATGCAGTCACTAGCGAAGGCCGGATTCCAGCAGTCCTACTCATACTTCACCTGGCGCAACACCCGAGAAGAGCTTGAAGAGTTCCTCAACGAGGTCTCGCACGACACCTCCCACTTCATGCGCCCGAACATGTTCGTCAACACCCCGGACATCCTCACCGAGTATCTCCAGCGCGGTGGCCGTCCCGCCTACGAGGCACGCACGGTAATTGCCTCCATGGCCAGCCCAAACTGGGGGATGTATGCCGGGTTTGAACTCATCGAAAACGTTGCTCGACCGGGCTCGGAAGAGAACATCGACAACGAAAAATACGAGTACAAGCAGCGCGACTGGGCGGCAGAAGAAGCTGCCGGCACCTCAATCGCGCCGTTGATTCGCCGCTGTAACGCCATTCGCCGCGAACATCCGGCCCTGCACCAACTGCGAAACTTCACTGTGCAGACCACCGATAACGGTCAGCTGCTGGCGTTCTCCAAGCATTTGGCGGCGCAGCACACCGGCTCGGGTATCGCGGACACCATCATCGTCGTCACCAACCTCGACTACACGAACACGCAGGAAGCAACCCTGTGGCTCGATCTGCCGGCACTCGGTATTGAGCACAGCCAGGGCATTGAAGTTGAGGACCTCCTCAGCGGAGCGCTGTGGTATTGGGGTGGCGCGAACTACATCCGCCTCGAACCGGGGCAATCCCACATCGTGCACGTGCGCCGCACCAGCTAG
- the glgB gene encoding 1,4-alpha-glucan branching protein GlgB: MTPADMPRDLIDHAELQAIADGCHGAPHAVLGQHPLDEAERHIRIRTRRPLASRVFAILSDGNRVELEHLAHGVWSGTHEHGLSAYHLETQYNSGIVDVADDPYRFLPSIGETDLYLFGEGRHEQLWQVFGANLREHQGVLGTSFVVWAPHARAVRVTGSFNQWDGARHAMRRLNGQGVWELFIPDVTEHETYKFQILTAAGEWIDKADPVAKHAERPPHTASVIAANSTHEWGDDEWMSERAARDPHNSPMSVYEMHAMSWHQGLSYRELAEQLIPYLQKMKFTHVEFMPLAEHPFGGSWGYQVSGYYAPTSRMGSPDDLRYLIDQLHQAGIGVIMDWVPGHFPKDAFALGRFDGEPLYEHPDPRLGEQRDWGTYIFDFGNSQVRNFLVANALYWLEEFHVDGLRVDAVASMIYRDYSRDEWIPNVDGGREYYEAIDFLKEVNATAYKRNPGIVMIAEESTSFDGVTRPTDQGGLGFGLKWNMGWMNDNLRYFAKDPIYRQYHHGELTFSFVYAWSEQYILPISHDEVVHGKGAMFSKMPGDDWQKAANMRLFYSYQWSHPGKQLLFMGQEFGQPQEWNEAHGLDWWLLENPTFAGIQRYVAALNELYLAHPAMWRLDNDPAGLQWISGEDAGNSILAYLRNDGAGEQIACIHNFANAAHERYRLGLPEGEWEEILNSDDLAYGGSGVTTPQLHMNSEGTHGFSQSVDLRIPPLGATFLRRKR; encoded by the coding sequence ATGACTCCCGCTGATATGCCACGCGATCTCATCGACCACGCAGAACTGCAGGCGATCGCCGACGGTTGCCACGGCGCTCCCCACGCCGTGCTTGGCCAGCACCCGCTTGACGAGGCCGAGCGTCACATCCGCATCCGCACTCGCCGCCCGCTCGCCAGCCGCGTGTTCGCGATTCTTAGCGACGGAAACCGAGTCGAACTCGAACATCTCGCGCACGGGGTATGGAGCGGTACGCACGAACACGGGCTGAGCGCCTACCACCTGGAAACCCAGTACAACTCTGGCATCGTCGATGTCGCTGACGACCCCTACCGGTTCCTGCCTTCAATCGGCGAAACCGACTTGTACCTCTTTGGAGAGGGTCGCCACGAACAGCTCTGGCAAGTATTCGGCGCGAATCTGCGCGAGCACCAGGGCGTGCTCGGCACATCGTTTGTGGTGTGGGCGCCGCACGCTCGGGCAGTACGCGTAACGGGTTCGTTCAACCAGTGGGATGGGGCTCGTCACGCTATGCGTCGACTCAACGGCCAGGGCGTGTGGGAGCTATTCATTCCGGATGTGACCGAACACGAAACCTACAAGTTCCAGATCCTCACCGCCGCCGGTGAATGGATCGACAAGGCCGACCCGGTTGCTAAGCATGCCGAACGACCGCCACACACCGCATCCGTTATTGCCGCAAACAGCACCCACGAATGGGGCGATGACGAGTGGATGAGCGAGCGTGCCGCACGCGATCCGCACAACTCCCCCATGAGCGTGTACGAAATGCACGCCATGTCGTGGCACCAGGGCCTCAGCTACCGCGAACTCGCGGAGCAGCTCATCCCGTACCTGCAGAAGATGAAGTTCACTCACGTCGAGTTCATGCCACTGGCAGAACACCCCTTCGGCGGTTCGTGGGGCTACCAGGTCAGCGGCTACTACGCCCCGACCTCACGGATGGGGTCTCCCGACGACCTGCGGTACCTCATCGACCAGCTCCACCAGGCTGGAATCGGCGTGATCATGGACTGGGTGCCCGGACACTTCCCGAAAGATGCCTTCGCGCTGGGCCGTTTCGACGGCGAACCACTGTACGAGCACCCGGACCCGCGCCTGGGCGAGCAGCGCGACTGGGGCACCTACATCTTCGACTTCGGTAACTCGCAGGTACGCAACTTCCTCGTAGCGAACGCGCTGTACTGGCTCGAGGAGTTCCACGTCGACGGTCTGCGCGTCGACGCGGTGGCCTCGATGATCTACCGCGACTATTCGCGCGATGAGTGGATCCCGAACGTTGACGGCGGCCGCGAGTACTACGAGGCGATCGACTTCTTGAAGGAAGTCAACGCCACCGCCTACAAACGCAACCCGGGCATCGTCATGATCGCCGAAGAATCCACCAGCTTCGATGGAGTCACCCGTCCCACCGACCAGGGCGGCCTCGGTTTCGGCCTCAAGTGGAACATGGGGTGGATGAACGACAACCTGCGGTACTTCGCGAAGGATCCGATCTACCGCCAGTACCACCACGGCGAGCTCACCTTCTCGTTCGTGTATGCCTGGAGCGAGCAGTACATCCTGCCCATCTCGCACGATGAGGTTGTCCACGGCAAGGGCGCGATGTTCTCGAAGATGCCGGGTGATGACTGGCAGAAGGCCGCGAATATGCGCCTGTTCTACTCGTACCAGTGGAGCCACCCCGGCAAGCAATTGCTGTTCATGGGACAGGAGTTCGGTCAGCCACAGGAGTGGAACGAAGCGCACGGCCTCGACTGGTGGCTGCTCGAGAACCCGACGTTTGCCGGCATCCAGCGCTATGTCGCAGCCTTAAACGAGCTCTACCTTGCCCACCCCGCCATGTGGCGCTTGGATAACGACCCGGCCGGATTGCAGTGGATCAGCGGCGAGGATGCGGGCAACTCGATCCTCGCGTACCTGCGTAACGACGGCGCGGGCGAACAGATCGCTTGCATCCACAACTTCGCAAACGCTGCGCACGAACGCTACCGGCTCGGCCTGCCCGAGGGCGAGTGGGAAGAGATCCTCAACTCGGACGATCTCGCCTACGGCGGATCAGGAGTCACCACCCCGCAGCTGCACATGAACAGCGAGGGTACGCACGGATTCTCGCAATCCGTCGACCTGCGCATCCCGCCGCTCGGGGCCACCTTCCTGCGCCGCAAGCGGTAA
- a CDS encoding tetratricopeptide repeat protein produces MAGIPDSLHGAVDLSGLGKSAQQQDAAGQPAPGAQPTASGQPQGEVIATLPDVVIEGGQADLEQLAPLSAQVPVLVEMYSAAAEPADAQPPLVEAVRAAAGRLVLLRINLDSDPALGNQPQTVMLLGGRPAPLFQQMPPREQVLQVVNELLAAAAQQGMTGRVATSGETPEETPAAKPLSPLHQEAADALAAGDVAAAKDAYGRALEQNPGDDDARVGLARVGLIERLQGKTLAQIRERAASAPDDLDAQLDVADLDVSGGHVTDAFERLLGLFSSADADDKSRIRERLLDLFDIVGPEDARVVRARQQLTNLLFS; encoded by the coding sequence ATGGCAGGGATTCCAGACTCACTCCACGGAGCCGTTGACCTCAGCGGTCTCGGTAAATCTGCTCAGCAGCAGGACGCTGCAGGCCAGCCTGCCCCCGGGGCGCAACCGACCGCATCCGGACAGCCGCAGGGCGAGGTAATCGCCACGCTGCCGGATGTCGTCATCGAAGGCGGCCAGGCCGACCTCGAACAGCTCGCACCGCTTTCGGCGCAGGTGCCGGTGCTCGTTGAAATGTACTCGGCGGCTGCCGAACCGGCCGACGCGCAGCCACCGCTGGTAGAAGCGGTCCGTGCGGCAGCGGGACGGCTGGTGCTGTTGCGCATCAATTTGGATAGTGACCCGGCACTCGGTAATCAACCGCAAACGGTGATGCTGCTCGGCGGACGTCCGGCACCGTTGTTCCAGCAAATGCCGCCACGCGAACAGGTACTGCAGGTGGTAAATGAACTATTGGCTGCCGCCGCACAGCAGGGCATGACCGGTCGCGTCGCAACATCCGGTGAAACACCCGAAGAAACCCCAGCAGCCAAACCCCTCTCGCCACTGCACCAGGAAGCTGCCGATGCGTTGGCTGCCGGTGATGTTGCTGCGGCAAAGGATGCGTATGGTCGCGCGCTTGAGCAGAACCCCGGTGACGATGATGCGCGGGTTGGTCTGGCTCGCGTTGGGCTCATTGAGCGGCTACAGGGGAAGACGCTCGCGCAGATCCGTGAGCGCGCTGCCAGTGCCCCTGACGACCTGGACGCGCAGCTTGATGTTGCCGATCTCGATGTTTCGGGTGGGCACGTTACGGACGCATTCGAGCGCCTCCTCGGGCTCTTTTCGAGCGCAGACGCCGACGATAAGTCCCGCATCCGGGAACGGCTCTTAGACTTGTTCGACATTGTCGGCCCGGAAGACGCTCGCGTGGTTCGCGCTCGGCAGCAGCTGACGAATCTGCTGTTCTCCTAA
- a CDS encoding DivIVA domain-containing protein, giving the protein MESTQFTIAMRGYSREEVDQTLAQLRAQLDSKSNAARNAQQQLDAANSRIRDLEAQLSEVESPSYAGLGSKLAGTLATAEEQAARIMSDANRESERIVSEARNNAVRIHEDANNYAERVTSEADQSAQRVTAEAESNAAQLVENAKQEAELTLLNQEREIESVKDQITAQLREQRHSTEREVAAKRAEVNEELARAKQEQEQELATALATFTEQQRTFEANRIQTEQELEARKEALEREIVERNAQETQRLNEARSQQESELAEARAKFTRESTTAREELNAEVSRRRAELEDELRMQREALERELASSREAHERELQDQRDATNLELTELSNGQRRELDAERQRITAELAELRETTTRELATARSEQEVELTTKRNEFEKQLVAAGRNSEAAAKKMIDEATEQLADLNQRSEQVRRDAGKIKADARKRAQETIQAAETQAANLLENTNRQVRERTQELEARIRAEQETAEAHLQKVRDERDQIEAYLEQMRQLVGRLPSSKPSESEPETDQ; this is encoded by the coding sequence GTGGAGTCAACTCAATTCACGATCGCCATGCGCGGATATAGCCGAGAGGAGGTCGATCAGACACTGGCACAGCTGCGGGCTCAACTTGATTCCAAGTCCAATGCCGCCCGCAATGCCCAGCAACAACTTGACGCAGCCAACTCCCGCATCAGGGATCTGGAGGCGCAGCTCAGCGAGGTGGAGTCCCCCAGCTACGCCGGACTCGGCAGCAAACTCGCGGGCACACTCGCCACGGCCGAAGAACAAGCCGCACGAATCATGTCGGACGCGAATCGGGAATCTGAGCGAATCGTCAGCGAAGCACGTAACAACGCGGTTCGCATCCATGAAGATGCCAACAACTATGCCGAACGCGTCACCAGCGAAGCAGACCAGTCGGCGCAGCGCGTGACGGCCGAGGCAGAATCGAACGCCGCGCAGCTGGTTGAGAACGCGAAGCAAGAGGCTGAACTGACCCTGCTGAATCAGGAGCGCGAGATTGAATCCGTGAAGGACCAGATTACCGCGCAGCTGCGCGAACAGCGCCACTCCACTGAGCGTGAAGTCGCGGCGAAGCGCGCCGAGGTCAATGAAGAGCTAGCGCGCGCTAAGCAAGAGCAGGAACAAGAATTAGCCACAGCCCTGGCGACGTTTACCGAACAGCAGCGCACCTTCGAGGCCAACCGCATCCAGACCGAACAGGAGCTCGAAGCGCGTAAAGAGGCACTCGAACGTGAAATTGTCGAGCGAAACGCACAGGAGACGCAGCGCTTGAATGAAGCGCGTAGCCAGCAGGAGTCCGAGCTCGCCGAAGCCCGTGCCAAGTTCACGCGCGAATCGACGACCGCACGCGAGGAGCTCAATGCCGAAGTCTCTCGCCGCCGGGCAGAGCTCGAGGACGAGCTTCGCATGCAGCGCGAGGCGCTGGAGCGCGAACTTGCTTCCAGCCGCGAAGCACACGAACGCGAATTGCAAGATCAACGCGATGCCACGAATCTTGAACTTACGGAGCTATCAAACGGCCAGCGCCGTGAACTGGACGCGGAACGCCAACGCATCACCGCCGAACTCGCCGAACTGCGCGAGACCACCACGCGTGAACTGGCTACCGCACGCAGCGAACAGGAAGTAGAGCTGACCACGAAGCGCAACGAGTTTGAGAAGCAACTCGTTGCGGCTGGACGCAATTCAGAAGCTGCCGCGAAGAAGATGATTGATGAGGCGACCGAGCAGCTTGCCGATCTGAACCAGCGCAGTGAGCAGGTGCGACGCGACGCCGGCAAGATCAAAGCGGATGCACGCAAGCGTGCGCAGGAAACGATCCAGGCGGCAGAAACACAAGCAGCGAATCTACTTGAGAACACAAACCGTCAAGTCCGTGAGCGCACCCAAGAGCTTGAAGCACGCATCCGCGCTGAACAAGAAACTGCGGAAGCGCACTTGCAGAAGGTGCGGGATGAACGCGACCAGATCGAGGCGTACCTCGAGCAGATGCGTCAACTCGTGGGACGACTCCCATCCTCGAAGCCGTCAGAGTCAGAGCCTGAAACCGACCAGTAA
- a CDS encoding AI-2E family transporter: MAIRVDPPSSVRVENPFKLGFLGALGAILAITLAGMVGTLSTVLTYVGAALFLALGIEPFIAWLEGKKWPRPAALLATVFGMLVVVGLVTWAIVPSVAAQAEEISIRYGAIIGDLLNSDIVGWLQQNFPMIDVQSMVAQAASWLQGNAASITGGVLQVGVGIVNGLFSGLIVFILTIYFVASMHTIKRVFYQLTPASKRGRIMNLGDQITDSVGKYVVGQISLGVINGILTLIFLSIIGASMPMVFAVIAFCGSLIPMVGTISASAVIVLSQLILMDPGSPVWWIAAIYYLIYMQIEAYLISPKIMSQAVAVPGSIVVIAALTGGTLLGLLGALIAIPVAASIIIIFREVVIPAQNKR; encoded by the coding sequence TTGGCAATCCGCGTCGATCCGCCCTCGTCAGTGCGCGTCGAGAACCCCTTCAAACTGGGGTTTCTCGGTGCACTCGGCGCGATTCTCGCGATCACGCTCGCCGGTATGGTCGGTACGCTCTCGACCGTACTCACCTATGTGGGCGCTGCTCTATTCCTCGCCCTCGGCATCGAACCGTTCATTGCCTGGCTCGAGGGAAAGAAATGGCCCCGCCCGGCCGCACTGCTGGCAACGGTCTTCGGCATGCTCGTGGTTGTGGGCTTGGTCACCTGGGCGATTGTGCCGTCAGTCGCAGCGCAGGCTGAAGAAATCTCAATCCGCTACGGCGCGATCATCGGCGATCTGCTGAACTCGGACATCGTTGGCTGGCTACAACAAAACTTCCCGATGATCGACGTGCAATCAATGGTTGCGCAGGCCGCCTCATGGTTGCAGGGTAATGCGGCGTCGATTACCGGTGGCGTGCTACAAGTCGGTGTTGGCATCGTCAACGGCCTGTTTAGCGGCCTGATCGTGTTTATCCTGACGATCTACTTCGTCGCGAGTATGCACACGATCAAGCGCGTGTTCTACCAGCTCACCCCCGCGTCCAAGCGCGGTCGCATTATGAACCTGGGCGATCAGATCACCGACTCGGTGGGCAAGTACGTTGTCGGACAAATCTCGCTCGGTGTCATTAACGGTATCCTCACGCTCATCTTCCTGTCCATCATCGGCGCATCGATGCCGATGGTGTTCGCGGTGATTGCGTTCTGCGGCTCACTCATCCCGATGGTCGGCACGATCTCTGCATCCGCCGTGATCGTGCTCTCACAGTTGATTCTGATGGATCCGGGCTCCCCCGTTTGGTGGATCGCCGCCATCTACTACCTCATCTACATGCAGATCGAGGCGTATCTGATCTCCCCCAAGATCATGTCGCAGGCGGTCGCAGTGCCCGGTTCAATTGTGGTGATCGCGGCGCTCACCGGCGGTACTCTCCTGGGTCTCCTGGGCGCGCTGATCGCCATCCCCGTGGCCGCATCCATCATCATCATCTTCCGCGAGGTCGTAATTCCGGCGCAGAACAAGCGCTAA
- a CDS encoding transglycosylase SLT domain-containing protein has product MTEQKRTGSTRAAVPVSIRSARRTRKVSAAIAGTAVAAFAAVGLAQPFIAAPEATAALSDKPSLAQISAAQSQQFRVDVAAESAEHDARPAQITRSGGVEVELKPEAKPEPATPSGNSSNDDSSAGNDSNGGDAGGSASYPQGGSYDAGSVQAIAKDVLAANGQADQWGCFEAIIGQESGWDPYATNPSSGAYGIPQALPGEKMASAGADWQTNPATQIKWALGYMNGRYGSPCGAYDFKFTQGHGWY; this is encoded by the coding sequence ATGACTGAGCAGAAACGAACTGGTAGCACCCGCGCGGCGGTACCGGTGTCGATTCGCAGCGCTCGCCGCACGCGCAAGGTATCGGCGGCAATCGCCGGCACCGCAGTTGCAGCCTTTGCGGCGGTCGGTTTGGCTCAACCATTTATCGCTGCCCCCGAGGCCACTGCCGCGCTGTCTGACAAACCGTCGCTGGCGCAGATCTCTGCCGCACAGTCGCAGCAGTTCAGGGTTGATGTTGCTGCAGAGTCCGCTGAACACGACGCAAGGCCGGCGCAGATCACTCGCAGTGGCGGTGTTGAGGTTGAGCTCAAGCCCGAAGCGAAGCCCGAGCCCGCAACGCCGTCGGGCAATAGTTCGAATGATGACAGCTCAGCCGGCAATGACTCCAACGGTGGAGACGCAGGCGGCAGTGCCTCGTACCCGCAAGGCGGCAGCTACGACGCAGGCAGCGTACAAGCCATCGCGAAGGACGTGCTCGCGGCAAACGGTCAGGCTGACCAATGGGGCTGCTTCGAAGCGATTATTGGCCAGGAATCCGGCTGGGACCCCTACGCAACGAACCCCTCCTCGGGTGCCTACGGCATCCCCCAGGCCCTGCCGGGCGAGAAGATGGCATCGGCAGGTGCCGACTGGCAGACGAACCCGGCAACGCAGATCAAGTGGGCGCTTGGCTACATGAACGGGCGGTACGGCTCGCCCTGCGGTGCATACGACTTCAAGTTCACGCAGGGCCACGGCTGGTACTAA
- a CDS encoding DivIVA domain-containing protein — protein MSTQSPFPRAARGEFGYDIDEVDRALRVARERYENFDNGSGGPRLTAKSIRHTAFTMRKRGYSAPHVDAALERLEDAVAVREQEERVNNRGREECMAETKDAARAVLKRLERPSGERFRRVSVLQRGYSVDEVDAFCNRIDDFLRGRAPMTLREARGVAFTSKRRGYDEGQVDLLIDTVVDVMLAIR, from the coding sequence ATGAGTACTCAGTCGCCTTTCCCACGTGCCGCTCGCGGCGAATTCGGCTACGACATTGACGAGGTCGACCGGGCGTTGCGGGTTGCGCGCGAACGCTACGAGAATTTTGACAACGGTTCCGGTGGTCCACGGCTGACCGCCAAAAGCATTCGTCACACTGCGTTTACGATGCGCAAGCGCGGTTACTCGGCCCCGCACGTCGATGCCGCACTGGAGCGGCTCGAGGATGCAGTTGCCGTGCGCGAACAGGAAGAGCGCGTAAACAACCGTGGTCGAGAAGAGTGCATGGCTGAGACCAAGGACGCAGCTCGAGCGGTATTGAAGCGACTTGAACGTCCATCTGGTGAGCGCTTCCGTCGCGTGTCTGTGCTGCAGCGCGGATATTCGGTTGATGAAGTGGATGCGTTCTGCAACCGCATCGACGACTTCTTGCGTGGACGTGCGCCGATGACGCTCCGCGAGGCGCGCGGCGTCGCATTTACCTCCAAGCGTCGCGGTTATGACGAGGGACAGGTCGATCTGTTGATCGATACGGTTGTCGACGTCATGCTCGCAATTCGGTAA
- a CDS encoding phosphatidate cytidylyltransferase, which yields MTQTPQRSTGRDDDEIVAPPGSRSREWSREHVRARMVLANERLNAKSGRNLLGAIGIGLLLGGLLAISLLFEKRWFIPFGTLLIAIVVTELATAMRQARRRVPRIPSVVLALIAAPLAYYVPPGSHWTVILLGLLGIIIWRVIEVLLVHERPSRAQLAADASATAFVHFYVTFLGSFTIMLLSQPLGEYWVLTFAAIVICVDTGAYVTGMRFGRTKMAPTISPSKTWEGLAGGAILGIITAVAACELLLGLPWWFGIFMGISITIAAVVGDLTESMIKRDLGVKDMSNWLPGHGGFFDRFDSLLPAGAVAFALYFWSTPLMEFAQRLS from the coding sequence TTGACGCAAACACCTCAGCGCTCGACCGGGCGGGATGACGACGAGATCGTTGCCCCGCCCGGGTCACGTTCTCGTGAGTGGTCGCGTGAACATGTTCGAGCTCGGATGGTGTTGGCGAATGAGCGGCTGAACGCGAAGTCCGGTCGCAACCTGCTCGGTGCAATAGGCATCGGCCTGCTCTTGGGCGGGTTATTAGCCATCTCGTTGCTCTTCGAAAAGCGTTGGTTCATTCCGTTTGGCACGCTGCTCATCGCCATAGTGGTAACCGAGCTAGCCACGGCGATGCGCCAGGCACGTCGCCGAGTTCCGCGCATTCCGTCGGTGGTGCTCGCCTTGATCGCGGCTCCGCTCGCGTATTACGTGCCACCGGGGTCGCACTGGACGGTGATCCTGCTTGGGCTGCTCGGCATCATCATTTGGCGCGTGATCGAAGTCCTGTTGGTGCACGAGCGTCCGAGCAGAGCCCAGCTGGCGGCGGATGCGTCGGCGACGGCTTTCGTGCACTTCTACGTTACGTTCCTGGGCTCATTCACCATCATGCTGCTCTCGCAGCCGCTGGGTGAGTACTGGGTGCTGACCTTTGCCGCCATCGTGATTTGCGTGGATACCGGTGCTTACGTCACCGGGATGCGCTTCGGGCGCACGAAGATGGCTCCCACGATCAGCCCGAGCAAAACGTGGGAGGGTCTTGCCGGCGGTGCGATTCTTGGCATCATCACCGCCGTTGCCGCCTGCGAACTGTTGCTTGGGTTGCCATGGTGGTTCGGCATCTTCATGGGGATCAGCATCACCATTGCCGCGGTGGTCGGTGATCTCACTGAGTCGATGATCAAGCGCGACCTGGGCGTGAAAGACATGTCGAATTGGCTTCCCGGACACGGCGGGTTCTTTGACCGTTTTGATTCGCTGTTGCCGGCGGGAGCGGTCGCTTTTGCGCTGTATTTCTGGTCGACACCGCTAATGGAGTTTGCGCAGCGTCTCAGCTAG
- the frr gene encoding ribosome recycling factor: MIPEVLAEAKEKMEKALDHAHEEFGNIRTGRANPALFEKLMVDYYGTATPLGQLASMQQPEARMLVISPYDKGAIKEIEKAIVAAQHLGVTPSNEGQIIRVVMPELTKERRMEYVKLAHAKAEEARIAIRNIRRKGMTDLAALDGEVSEDEISRAEKDLDKETKGFIDRVDESLKAKEADLLEV; this comes from the coding sequence GTGATCCCCGAAGTACTCGCCGAAGCTAAAGAGAAGATGGAAAAGGCGCTGGACCACGCGCACGAAGAGTTCGGCAATATCCGTACCGGCCGAGCAAACCCGGCCCTGTTCGAAAAGCTGATGGTGGACTACTACGGCACGGCAACACCGCTGGGGCAGCTCGCATCGATGCAGCAGCCCGAGGCTCGTATGCTCGTGATCAGCCCCTACGACAAGGGTGCGATCAAGGAAATCGAGAAGGCTATCGTGGCCGCACAGCACCTGGGCGTAACGCCGTCGAACGAGGGTCAGATCATCCGCGTGGTGATGCCCGAGCTCACCAAGGAACGCCGCATGGAGTACGTCAAGCTCGCTCACGCGAAGGCCGAAGAAGCACGCATCGCGATCCGCAACATCCGCCGCAAGGGTATGACCGACCTCGCCGCGCTTGACGGAGAGGTCAGCGAAGACGAGATTTCACGTGCCGAGAAAGACCTCGACAAGGAGACGAAGGGATTCATTGACCGGGTGGATGAATCACTCAAGGCCAAGGAAGCTGACCTGCTCGAGGTCTAA